From Cupriavidus necator N-1:
GCTCCACTGGATCCTCGATCGCCATCTTGTTCATCCACGCCGGCAGGCGCTGCATGATCGCGTGGGCGGTGGTGGTCTTGCCCGAGCCGACGACGCCAACCAGCACGGTCCCGCCGCCCAGTTGCATCGTGTTGCGATCCAGCAGCTGCGCCTGTTGCTCGAAGTAGCCCAGGTCGTCCACAAAGTCGACACGCTTCGTTGCAACTTCCTCACGGTGCATCCGCATGACCGTCACATGGCCGGTCGCGCTCTGCATCGAGGCCCAGCGGAACACCACCGGCTGGCCGTCGATCTTGGCGCGGATGCTGGTCTGTTGCGGCAGCACCCGACTGAAGACGCCCTGCGAGCCGCCCTTGCCCTTTTGCCAAACGTGGGAGAGCGTATCCAGCATCACCCCCGTCTCCATGCGAAATTCGGGCGGATCGACCAGATAACCGTCGATGGCCAGGCGCACCTTCGAATAGCCACCTTGGTCCTCGACCTCCCAATGCAGATCCGAAGCCCCCTCGCGCAGCGCGAAGCGGCCGACCGCATCAAAGTTCTGCCACAGCGCGCTGGCCGGACGGCGACCCGCGCCGACGGCCAGCTTGTCGCTTCCACCTGTCGGCTCGACACTGCCGCGCGAGAGTGCGACCATCACCTGTGCCGCGGCCAGGTGCATCACAGGCGCGGCCGGGTCGAAGCGCAGGCGCAACTGGCGCAGGATCTCTTCGGTGACGTCCGAATTGGCCATGTCCCGCGTGAGAATCAAGGCGAACCGGCCCCGGCCGTCGGCGCTGGCTGCAGCCTCGACCAGCACCGGGCAGATAACGTGGCGCAGCGACGGCGCCATGTCCAGCTCGTCATAGAGCGTGCGCACGAACTCCGGCAAGTCGTCGACCGTCGCGATCTCATCGGTGCGGATCTCGCTCCCCTGCGGCACCGGTCTTGCAGCCGCCGGACCGCCCGGCGCGCCGGGCGTCCCCGGCACGAAGGCTGCCGCGCCGCCTGTCACGACCGTGACGCCGGAGCCGCCGCCACCGAAGCCGTCGGATTTCTCGCGTTTGCTGAAGAGTCCCATGGCCCGCGCTCAGCGTTGGGCTACCGTGGCAGGCGGCGATGCGAGGGCCGTCGGCGCACCCATCGCTGAAACCGACACAGGCGGCAAGGTGGGCGGCGGCGTGGGCACCGAGGCGGCGCCCGGCGCGGGGCCTATCGGCGGCAACGGGAAGAACGGCGGCGTTCCCTGTCCGGTCGGCATGCCCTGGTTCGGCAGCGGGCCGGTGCGTGCAGCCGTGCTGGCGCTACCCGTCTGCGGCGTATCTACCAGCACCGCCGCGTCGTCCTGTACCAGCGGCGCAAACACACGGGCCTTGCCGCGCGTGAACGTGGTACCGCTCTCGGTGATGGCTGACACGATATAGCCACGCCATTTGGCGCCCACCTTGGCCGGATATACTTGGTCGCCCCAGCGCACGTAGCTGCGCAGCGTCATCCCACCGCCCGCGCTGCGCCCGTCCACGCCGTAGAGGGCGATGGTCTGCGGCGCACGCTCGGCCGCAGGCTTGGCCGCGGCGCCAGTTGGCGCGGCCGAGACGGCGGGCGGCGGCGCGCCCTTGTCCAGTTCCTGCTGGAGCTTTTGCAGCGCCACTTTGGCGTCGGCATCGATCAGTTTTTGGGTGAGCGACTTGTCATCGTCGGCTAGCACAGGGCCTGCCACCAGCAAGGCGAAAGCGGCGACAGCGGCGCGGCGCAACGGAAACGAAAGCGGGAACGGGGTTGCACGCATGGGAGAGTCCTTATCAGTCGCGAGCGAACGCATCGCCCTTGACCGTCAACATGAATTTCGATTGCTTGATATCCGGCGCAGCGTCCAGATTCACCACGAGGTCGAGCGCCTTGACCGTGACGTTCGGGGGGAATGCCGCGAACTCGGTCACATTGCGCAACGGCCCGGAGATCTCCCACGTGGCCGACAGCACCGGATGAAGGAGCGAGGCTGGACCTTCAGGCGGCACCGTGCCAAAAATCAACAGTTCCTTCAGTTCCGCCTTGGTGGCCACCGGGCGCAGCGTCTGCAACTGAGAGCCGAAGCCCACCCGCAGCGCCATCGCCTTGGGCGGCTGTTCCAGCACTGCACCAAGATTGCGCACCTCGCCCACAGGGACCTGCGCACTCACCACCGCCTTGGTGTCGTTGGCCTGAAACACCGGGGCTCGGAAGGCATCCGGCAGCGACGCCACAAAGGTCTGGTTGGTCAGGCCCTTCGCGCCCTGCCGAATTTCGTAGGTCAGGGCACAGTTGGCCTTGGGCGTCACCACATCTGCACACTGGATACTGGCGAGCGACCAGCCCCCAACCTGCAGCGGCACATCGTTGGCGAACCACTGCGCCCAAGCGGGCAGCGCGACGCCGGTCAGCGCCACCGGCCTGGCGGCTCGCGCGGCCAGATCGTCCGCGTAGCGCTCCGCCGGTGTCTTCTGTGGCGGCGGCGGATGCAGGCGGCGTTGGTAGGCGTCGTACTCCGCCTTGCCATACGGCCAGCTCACGGCCGCCGAGCCCGCCAGCACCGCCAGCGTCAGGACGCGCTTGCGCTGGCTCGTGGTGCGGGGTTTTTTAAGGAGCGCAGCCGGCCCGGCATGTGCCACGAGCATGTCAAGTGTGTAGGGCACGTGCATGACATGACGTTCGGGCGGCAGCAACGGCAGCAGCTCGGGCATGTTGCCCACCAGCTTGAACTCGCCATCGCACTTGGCGGGGAAATCCACCGCCAGCTGGGCGAGCGTCTTCTCGTCGCGCACGACCTGGTCAAAGCCCACACGGGGGCGCCCCTTCACGATGCCGCAGACCAGGTACACCGGCGCCTGGCCCGGTGCTTCGAGCCGGAACACGAATAGCGCATTGGGCACCAGTTCCGGCACGCGCGCGATGGCTGCGGCGCCGGAGTACAGCTTGTCCTTGATCTTCGCCTGCGCGTCGGCCGTATCCAGATAGCCCATGTGCAGCGCCTGGTCCTCGTGCCAGATCCGCGCCGCCCGCACCTCGCGGGCAATGTTCGCCGCGAGCGCCGACGGGGCATCGCTGCCCGTCAGCGTGCGCCACTGCATGCCGAAGACAAGCTTCTTGCCGTGGATGTCGAGAATCATTGCGCCTCGCCCTGGTCCTGCACCATCACGGTCGCTAGCACTAGCGTGAAGGTGCGCGACTTGCTGGCCGTCAGCGACCCGCCGAGAATGGTCGGCAAGTATTCCCCGAGCGTGCGGTGCGAGAACTGCGAATCGGTCTGATCAAATGCCGTCACGATCACGGTCTGGCCGTTGCGCACGATCAGGTCCTGCGCTGGGATCCCCTTCGCCACAATCTTCGGCACCTGAACAGACTGCTGGTTGATGCCCGAGCCAGACGTAAAGGTCTCAATCGGACCATCAAGAGCTGACTGGTCGAAGGCGAGCGTGAGGTTCACGTCGTCGCGGGTGGTCGCGTCTGGGAACAGGGTTAGCTTGAAACCAACTGTCCCGGTCGAAGTAGTTATGCCGGGAATGCCACCCGTGCCCCCAACCGTCGTCGATGCTGGCGTTGTCGACGACACATAGGTGAACTGTCTGCGGTTGTTGTATTGAGCACCGTGGCGATTGCGAAGTGCCATCGGGATCGTGACGGAGGTCGTGACCGTGCCATACTGCTTGAGCGCGTTGACAATCGCCTGCGTGCCATTCCATCCGCCCGACGTGATACCCAGACCGAAACTGCCGGCGTTGGACGACACTAGCGATGCGGGCGAGAGCGCCGTGAATGTGAAGCTCGGAATGTGCTCCAGCGCCTTGGTGAGCACCGCGTTCCAGTCCGCACCGGCTTCACCATTGTCAGTAACCGTAAAGTCGATGGTCTGGAACTTCACGTACACCATGCGCGAGTAGATGGCAATTTGCTTGCGTACGATCTCATCGGCCGCCTCGACCGCTTCCTTGGTGTCCTTCAGCGTTAGAATGCCGGTGGCCGGGTTAAGCTCGGCGCGGCCGACCATCGTCAGTGCAGGCTCGATGCTCTTGCGGATGCCGTCCATGTCGTCCAGCTCCTTTGCCTCGGACTTCACGGCTGCATCGATCTGAGTGGCCTGCCCGCCGCCACCCACGTTGGCGTTACTGCCACCCTGTGCGCTCTGCTTGAACTCGGTGGTGAAGGAACTGGTACCCGCCTTCATCGGCAGTTGCCACATCTTGGTGGTTAGCCGGTAGAAGCGAATTACGCCCTTGGATGCGTTGTACTCCCAGTTGATCCCCAGGCGCGTCGCGATCAGGTCTAGCATGTTCGCCAGCGGCATCTTCTCGCTGTTCTTGAACTCGACGTTGAGCGCCGTCTCAATCAGCGGAGTGGCCTGATTGGCGGCAGTTGCGTTGGCGCCGCCGGCAAGCAGCGCCCCCGGCAGGGGGCCGTTCGTGGTGGGTGCGGGGCCTAGGCCCGTCGTACTAAGCGGGTTGCCGCCGGCCGTGCCATTCTGGTTACGCACTTGACCGCCAGCCTGCGTCATCAGGCTGCGCGGCATCAGTAGATTGGACGGCAGGTACACGTCGGATTCGATCTTGACCGGAATGCCGGTCGCCATCGTGATGCGCTGCGCAGCGACGGCCAACGGCATCACCCGCTCTGGAAACATGACCCAGGTGTCCACGTTATTGCGCAGGGCGAGCGGCAGGGTCACGTTGCGCGCGGTCGGCACGGGCTTCCCAACGAGGTACGGCTTCAAGACTTCCTGCTCAGCTTCGACAGCCGTGCGATCGCGCCGCATCTGCGCGTACAGACTCTCGGTACGGGCCATCTGTTCGGCGCGTGCGTCGTCTGCGGCCTGGCGGATGTCCCGCTGTAGCTGCGGCGACACGCAACCGGCCAGAGTCGAGCACACCAGCACCGCACCAGCGGTCGGGCGAAAGAGTCGGTTCAATTTCATGGGATATCGGCTCACTGGCTGAGGTCGCACTTCGTGGTCAGCTTCACGACCCGGACGACGTTGTTGGAGTAGAAGCACGGCTTGATGATGTAGTCCGTCATCTCGGTAGACGACAGCACGCGGCGCACGGCGGCCTTGAAGTCGCCATCGAACACGTCGCTGCCAACGATCGGCACGTCCTTCTCCAGCTCCCACGGCGCGGCGCTCCAACCGGCGCGCGACGCCCACGCCTCGATCAGCTGGCGGAAGTTGGCATCGGCTGGCGAGACCGTCCATGTGATGAGCGCGGCAGGTGCTGCGGGTGCGGCCGCGCGTGTTGCGGCGACCGTGGCAACTGGCGTGGCGGGAACGGGAATCGCCGTACGGTCGGTGGCTGGCACCGCAACGCTCGGCGCGGCATTCGGGGCCGCCGGCTTGTCTGCCACGCGCTTCGCATTGGCGGCGAGCAACTGCCAGCCGGCACCGGCCAGGGGCGCGGCCGGCTCGAATTGGCCAGCGGCATCGACGCCAAAGGGCGAGGCGCTGGCGGACGTGCTGGCAGGGACAGCGGCCTGCGCCATGGCACAGAGGGGCAGCGCGCTCGCCGCGACGAGGGTCCGGCTCAACCGGGCAGGAAAGAGAGACTGGAACATGGTGTCGTACCTTCTGGATTCGGGAAGCTTCGCGTTACTTAGGCTGCGTGCTGAGCAGGGTCTGGTAGATGCGGTTCGCGTACCGCATCCGCTTATCGTGGGCGCCGGCGTTGTAGCAACCCACGCCTGCCCAGGTCGCGCCGACGCGGTCAAGGCAGTCGCGCAGGATCCACGCGCCTACGTAAGCACTCACGCAGGGATCGAAGAGCTTGTCGCGCGTGATGCCGTAGCGTGCCAGGCGCGGCAGATGCACCGAATTGATCTGCATGAGCCCGATGTCTTCGGTGCCGTTGGTGTTGCGATTGATCGCGTTGGCGCGCATGCCCGATTCATGCCGGGCGATGGTGCGAAGCAGCACTGGGCTGAGCCGGTGGTAGGCTGCGGCGTCGTCCAGGCAATCGGCGTAAGCGTTTCCGCTCGCGAGCACCGAGGCCGCCGTGCACAGCGTGAGAGCGGCGACACCGGCCGCGAGGCGCCGGATCATTGCGTCACCGCCCGCTCGTAGAAGCGCACTTCCGGCACACGATCGACCTGCACCACGTTGCCGTCTGCGACGACCGTCAGGCGCGTCGAAATGCCGTTGAACTTGTAGTAGCGATCCTTGTGCTCGCCACTGCCGCGCCGGCTCTCATCGAACACCGAAATGCTGCCCATCGACTTGTCGAAGCTCAGGTAGGTCGCGCCGTCTTTCTCAAACACACGCGACAAGCCCGCCTCGTTCTGTTGCGCGAACAGGTAGTGAATCCCCGGCACGCGGGCCACTTCTACCGCCTTGCCGCCGCCGCGCACGGTGAAGCGGTCCACCGTGGCGAGCGACAGCGCCTTGTCCTCGTCGCGCCACTCGGTGGAGAGCCGCTTGCCCGCCCCATCGTGGAACAACAGCTCGCCCGGCTTCTGGTCGAAGCGAATCTCGATGCGACCCGTCTTGGTATCGCGGATCGCATTGGCGTCGAAGGCAGTGGCAAGCGTCAACGGCTCGGCGGCAGTGCCGACGGCCGGTGCTGGCGCTGCGGCGCGGGTTGTGGCGGACGCAGCGGTAGCCGATGTCGGGACGGACGTCGACACCAGTTCGGCGGCCACCGGTGCGGGCGCGGCGGCCAGCGACGAGGCGGCCGGGGCATCGGCGCGGCGACGGCTATCCACCGCAAACGCCTTGGGCGCGGTAGCGCGCAGGGTCACGTGCTGGCGCTCGAAGTCCACTTCGGCGTACAGGTTGCGCTGCTCGAGTACCCGCCCAAGCGCCTGCAGCCAGTTTTCACCAGCAGCTCTTTGCAGCGACACGTCTTCGGTGAGCGCAATGTCCTTTTGTGCCGTGCCCGACCAGCCGGCCGGCGCGAGCGACTTCACCATCGCGGCCAGCGGCATTACCGAGCGCCCGGCGCGCACCAGCGCGAGGTCGCCATGCTGGCCGATCAAGGCAATGCGTCCCGAGAAGCCGGCGAGGCTCCCGGGCAGGTCGCCCACCGGATTGGCCGGCTCGCCGGTGAAGCCGTTGGCGCGCTTCCAGCGGGCGATGACGCTCTGGCCGTTCACGCTGTAGCGCACCACGTCCGGCACCCCATCGATGACCCAGTACGGGCCGTTCTGCTGCGCGCCATCGGCCGTCACGAGCTGCCCGGCTCGCGGCTGGATGTAGGTGGACTGGCCATCGTTGAATATCAGCGCAGGGCGCTCGCTGGCGCGCGCCACCACCTGATAGTCAAAATCGAGCGGATCGGTATCCGCCGCGACGGCAGCGCCGCTCGCCGCCAGGGCCAGCACGGAGATCAGAAGCGGCTTCATCATGGTTGAGGGGCCTTCAGTTGCTGGAAGTGAGTCATGAATCGGGCAAAGTACGGCCCGCCGCGCGCCGGATCGGCGCTGTGGTACCAGGCCACCGCCTTCATCGGGGAGCCGCTGCGTTGCAGGTTGTCCGTGAGAATCGCTTCGGCGGCGCGGATATTGGTCGCTGGGCTCAGGGCATCCCACGCCGACGCGAAGCGCTTGCCGTGGTAGCACCAGTTGATCTGCATGATCCCGACGTCGAAGTCGCAGCGCTTGGCGGCCAGGAGCCGTTCGATCGTCGCGTGCGCATCCTCGCGGGTGGCGAAGAACATGCCGCGGCCGGCGACGTTGAGCGTCCACGGCCACGGACGGCCGCGATAGGCCGATTCGTTCATGGCGATGCCCGCCAGAATGCGGGGATCGACCTTCTCGCTCATCTGCGCGAAGGCTTCGGTTTTGGGCGCACAGGCCCAGCCGCCGCGACGCTCGACCAGCGCCACCTGTGCACCGTCGTCCAGGCGCTCCGGGCGCAGCCAGCCGTCTCGTGCCAGCAGCGCGGTGAGCGGCACGGCTTGCCCTTGCACCACCACGGCGGGGGCCTGGCCTCCTTCCATGCGAAGCGTCGCGCCAATCCACCGTGCGGACCAGCCGAGGAACGAGTCCAGCCCGCAGAAGAGCACGGGCTTTCCCGTCAGCGTCACAACGCGTGCACCCGCGGCGTCACTCACGACCAGCGCCGTAGGGCTCACCATCGCCTCGATGGTCTGTGCGCCGGCGCCGCTCATGGCGAGTGCCAGCAGGACGGCAGCACTAGGCTTAATCACGATATGGCTCCAGCACGATATCGTGCTTGACCTGCACCAGTAGCTTCTGGCCGGGCTTGGTGGTGATCGTTGGACGAATGTTCTGATTGCGATTCAGAATCGTCTGCGCGGTCTGCGCAGCGACTTGCCCTGCCGTATTGCCAAAGGTGGTCAGGCCGTTGGGACCAACCGTCGTCGCCGTAGCGGAATCGTTAAAGTGCTGCTCCAACACGCCGATAATCAGCGCGCCGGCAAAGATCTTGAAGAAATGGTTGTTGACGTCACCGCTGATACCCGCGTAGCCATTGGGGTCGGCGCCGCCCATGCCCAACAGCGGTACCCACTTGCCGTTGGGCAACTGCATGCGCACGAAGGCGGCGAGGATGCGCTCCTGTCCAATGGCAATGTCGCTGCTGTACGTGCCAACCAGCGTGGCGCCGGCCGGGATCGCCTTGCACGTGCCATTCACCGTGTCGTACACGTCGTTGGTAACGGTCGCGCGGAACTCGCCCGGCTTGTCTGAGTTGAGGCCGCCGACGAACGTGGCGGGAATCACGAAGCCCTGGCTCACCGTACACGGCGCGAGCTTGCCTGCGAATCCCGTACGGGTAAAGCTCGTGGCCGCCGCGCCGCGCAGGAATTGCCCGTCGCTCGACGTAGGCGCGGTGTTGCCGCCCTCGGGCCCACCCATGCCGGGCATACCACCGGCTCCGCCGACTCCACCCGTTCCATTCATGCCTCCGACTGCGGCCAGCTGCTGGGCGCGCATCTGCGCCGGATCGACCACGCCGGAGAGATCCGGCTGGCGCTTGACGTCTCGCCGCATGGCCTTGCCGTCCGACTTGAAGATCGGCGAGGTCATGACGGTATCCAGGTCGTTCGCCTGTTTCAGCTCGGCGGCGGCCGGCCCGGCTGTCGCGGGCTGCACGAAATCCTTCGCGGTCATCACCGGCGCCTTGGCCGGCTCCGGCCTGGTCGCCTCGGCCGCCTGCTGCGCCGCCTGTTTGCGCGCCTCATCCTGCTGCTGGCGAATGAGCTGATCAAGGCCGCCGTTGTCGGGGGTGCTGGTGCGCTCCTGCAGCTTCTTGGCCTTCTTGTCCTCGGCCTGCTTGGCCAGGTCCGACTCCATGCTGCTCTGGTAGAAATACCCGAGCGTGCCCACCAGCACCGCCGCCACCACGCCAAGCGTAGTGACGATATTGCGCGGTACCTTGCCGCTGGTCAGACGCTCTTTGGCGTCGGAAACGTCAGTCACGGGCTGCTTCACGATGTGCGCCTCGCTCAGAACAGACCGAGAATGCGGCGCTTGCCACGCAGCACCTTGACTTCGGTATCGCCCGACCGCAGCGCAATCTCGTCGGCCAACCGCTGCATCACGAGAAACTCTCCGCGGCGGATGAAGTTCGCCACCACGTAGTCGCTGCCGTCCTTGTACAGCGCCACCGGCCAGTCCGCGCCGCGGGGGATGCGCATCCAGATGGCGGTGCCGTCATCGAACACCGTCTCCGGCTTGAACGCGGCGCCACCTTCCACGCGGTAGTCAAAGTTCAGCTTGTCCGGCGAGACTGCGACGGCATCCGGCGCCGAATTGGGCGGCTCGCGCTCGGCCGCGCCTGCGCCATGCTCCGCCCGCGCCTTAGCCTTCGCGCCGAACGCCCCTTGCACACGGAAGCGCACCTTCTGATAGAAGATCCCGCCTAGCGGCGACGACACCAGCGTGAACTCGTAGCTGCGCTTGTTGGTATTGACCGACAGCGTGTTGACCAGGCCCGGGCCGCTCGGCTTCACATACAGATGGTTCGCACCATCCGTCTCGAAGCTCCAGCGGATGTTCTCGCCCCACGCTGGATCACCCACAATCTGTTCGTCGGGCGCAAACTCGATGGTGGTCACCTTCAGTGGCGCCGTCAGTACGCGGAAGATCTGATCGGGGCTGTAGGGGAACACCACCAGGCGCGAATCGCCGGGCAAGGCCACTGGCTCGACCCCGCCGTTGAACGGGTTCATCGGATTCATGGCGTCAGCCATGTCGCCGATCCCGAGCCCGGGCAGCGGCGGCGGCGGCGCCTTGCGCGAAGGCTTGTCGGCCGAGAAGCCGGGGCCCGCCGACAGCATCAGGCACATAGCCGCAGTCAGGCCAACGACGGAAAAGCGGGAACGCAGGGATTGGGACATGGATTAGGTGGCCGACTCAGGCGGCAGACTTCTGGATGCTGAAGAACACGGGGTAGATGCCAAACGGGTTGCCAGTCAGCGCCGCGTCGCTCTTCGGGGGATCGATCTGATAGCGGAAGGTCATGGCGTAGCGCTGCTTGCGCGGCTTCGCCCCTTCTTCGCGGGTGGAGGTGACAAACTCCACCGCAACCGTGTTGTCCGGCAGCAAGGCGATGTTGGTGACCTGCACCTCGCGCACCAGCGACGGGCTTTGCGCGATGGCACGGAACGGCGCGTCTTCGGACAGCCAGTCTTCGAACTGCTTGCGCGCGGCGCCAACCATCTGCTTCTTCACGCCATTGATGTTCTGGAAGATGCGGGAATTCTCGATCTCCGGCGTAAGCACCGGCTCGATCGTGAACATGCGTGTGACTACGTCGCGGAAGGCGACCTGGATCTCCAACGCTTTGGGCTGGTAGGCGTCCAACTCACGCGCCACCGGCTTGCCGTTCGCATCCGCCGAGACGCCCACCACGCGCACTACTGGTTCCGGCGGCTGGCGCGTGATCACGGCGGCCACGGCCACAAGCGCGGCGACGAGCGTCGCCAGCTTCCAGTGATTGCGCTCGACCACCACCCGAGCGGTGCGGTCAAACAGGAATTGCGTGACGTCCTCGCCGGCGTACATGCCAGGCGCGGGAGACAGGACCTTCTTCGATTCGTTGCGGCGGGAGAACAGTGGCATGAGGCACCTGTTTGGATGCCGCCTATTGAACCAGCGAATCGATACTCAATGAGTCACGAAAGGTATGCGATTTTCGACAGCTTTCAATATTTCTTAAATCAGGATTTAGGTGGCTCAGAGAGGCGATAACTGTTTGCCCATATCCCTTCTCCTGAACACGCCTCTCTGTGTCCTCACCACCTACCCCGGGCACATGAGTCCACCCTATTTGCGATAAGAGAGCGAAATCGCACGCGTTATCGCTAGTAGGGTGGACTCATGTGCTCGCCCCCCTTTCTGTGTCAGGCGGCTTCCAAGATGCCCTCCAAGGCTCCGCTGAAAGCTCACGAAAATCGCATATCTTTCGGCCGCACACGCAGACGCTGAACGAGAACAATAGCGGCATGTCCGCACCTGCCGCACACCCCACCCTGCAATTCGACCAGCTCGAAGCGAGCGCGGTCGCGATGTTCTTCGAGGCGCTCGGTCCCATCAAGGCCTACGTCGAGGCTTCTGACATAGCGGAGGTGATGATCAACCATGCCGACAGCGTCTGGATCGAACGCCATGGCGAACTGCGCCGGCTTGATATCCGGCTCGATCCGGCCATGATCGAAGGCGCTGTGCGGGCGCTTGCCGCCTCGGTACAGAAGTCCGCAGTGCGCGGCACAGACCAGGGCATCATCAACGCCGGCTACCAGGGCATGCGGATCGCCGCCGTGATGCAGCCCACCGCCATCGACGGCAACGCGCTCAGCATCCGCCGACACCGCGAGCAGAACCTCTCCCTTTCCGACTACGTCGAGATGGGCGCGTTCTCTGCCCGAGTGGCCCGCAACACCGCCGACGACAAACCGATCTTTGACGGCCCGGTGGAGGATGAAGCGCTAAAGGCAGCGCTCACCCAACTGGTCGTGCAGCGCAAGAACATCCTCGTCGCCGGGGGCACGTCCTCGGGCAAGACCACCCTCCTAAACGCGCTGGTGGCCGAGATCCCCCACAGCGAGCGCGTGCTGTCCATCGAAGACACGATGGAACTGAAGATGACGGTGCCCAACAAGGTCCGCCTGTTGTCCAACGCTGACACCCGCGTGACCACGCAACAACTGGTCGCCCTCTCCCTGCGCTTTCGCCCCGACCGGATTCTCGTTGGCGAAGTGCGTGGCGGCGAGGCGTACGACCTGCTGCAGGCGCTTAACACCGGCCACGATGGCGGCATGGCGTCGCTACACGCCAACAACGCCCGCTCCGCCCTGTCGCGGCTCGAAAGTCTTGCGATGCTCGGCATCCCCGCCGGCTCCCGTTGGGAGCTGGATGACATGCGCAAGCTCATCGCCGAATGCTTCCACTACGTGCTGCACCTGCGTCGTACCTGCGAGATGCGGCACGTGTCGGAAGTCCTGGAGATTCAGGGCTTCAAAAACAACGACTACGTTGTCAACCGCGTTTTCTAACTGGGGAGTTCGCCACACCATGCTTCGATCCAACCCGCAACCGGGGATGCAGTCCAACACTACCGTAACCCGTTCCCAACACACAGCCCTGGTAATG
This genomic window contains:
- a CDS encoding TrbI/VirB10 family protein; translation: MESDLAKQAEDKKAKKLQERTSTPDNGGLDQLIRQQQDEARKQAAQQAAEATRPEPAKAPVMTAKDFVQPATAGPAAAELKQANDLDTVMTSPIFKSDGKAMRRDVKRQPDLSGVVDPAQMRAQQLAAVGGMNGTGGVGGAGGMPGMGGPEGGNTAPTSSDGQFLRGAAATSFTRTGFAGKLAPCTVSQGFVIPATFVGGLNSDKPGEFRATVTNDVYDTVNGTCKAIPAGATLVGTYSSDIAIGQERILAAFVRMQLPNGKWVPLLGMGGADPNGYAGISGDVNNHFFKIFAGALIIGVLEQHFNDSATATTVGPNGLTTFGNTAGQVAAQTAQTILNRNQNIRPTITTKPGQKLLVQVKHDIVLEPYRD
- a CDS encoding type IV secretion system protein codes for the protein MPLFSRRNESKKVLSPAPGMYAGEDVTQFLFDRTARVVVERNHWKLATLVAALVAVAAVITRQPPEPVVRVVGVSADANGKPVARELDAYQPKALEIQVAFRDVVTRMFTIEPVLTPEIENSRIFQNINGVKKQMVGAARKQFEDWLSEDAPFRAIAQSPSLVREVQVTNIALLPDNTVAVEFVTSTREEGAKPRKQRYAMTFRYQIDPPKSDAALTGNPFGIYPVFFSIQKSAA
- a CDS encoding TrbG/VirB9 family P-type conjugative transfer protein — encoded protein: MSQSLRSRFSVVGLTAAMCLMLSAGPGFSADKPSRKAPPPPLPGLGIGDMADAMNPMNPFNGGVEPVALPGDSRLVVFPYSPDQIFRVLTAPLKVTTIEFAPDEQIVGDPAWGENIRWSFETDGANHLYVKPSGPGLVNTLSVNTNKRSYEFTLVSSPLGGIFYQKVRFRVQGAFGAKAKARAEHGAGAAEREPPNSAPDAVAVSPDKLNFDYRVEGGAAFKPETVFDDGTAIWMRIPRGADWPVALYKDGSDYVVANFIRRGEFLVMQRLADEIALRSGDTEVKVLRGKRRILGLF
- a CDS encoding CpaF family protein, whose translation is MSAPAAHPTLQFDQLEASAVAMFFEALGPIKAYVEASDIAEVMINHADSVWIERHGELRRLDIRLDPAMIEGAVRALAASVQKSAVRGTDQGIINAGYQGMRIAAVMQPTAIDGNALSIRRHREQNLSLSDYVEMGAFSARVARNTADDKPIFDGPVEDEALKAALTQLVVQRKNILVAGGTSSGKTTLLNALVAEIPHSERVLSIEDTMELKMTVPNKVRLLSNADTRVTTQQLVALSLRFRPDRILVGEVRGGEAYDLLQALNTGHDGGMASLHANNARSALSRLESLAMLGIPAGSRWELDDMRKLIAECFHYVLHLRRTCEMRHVSEVLEIQGFKNNDYVVNRVF